Proteins encoded together in one Mastacembelus armatus chromosome 15, fMasArm1.2, whole genome shotgun sequence window:
- the rel gene encoding proto-oncogene c-Rel → MNVLMPAMLVDDPHLMADPAIQIFEQPKQRGMRFRYKCEGRSAGSIPGEKSSDNNRTYPSVQILNYSGKGKVRVYLVTKNEPYRPHPHDLVGKDCKDGFYEAEFGPDRRVIAFQNLGIQCVRRREVKDAILQRITRGINPFSVPHEQLLQTEEYDLNVVRLCIQVFLLDENGHYTRALNPIVTNPIYDNRAPNTAELRICRVNRNSGSVKGGDEIFLLCDKVQKDDIEVRFFSSDGWEAKGSFSQADVHRQVAIVFKTPPYYNTSITESVTVHMQLRRPSDQEVSEPMDFRYLPDDKDPYGYNEKKRRREHLMKISALSGGPFVGLAMNRPKAVPQSTMSSMRKDLNSMYLRQQPTPTMQQPVYNQPYQPGTQNVMMTAQAPNLQISHPWVNPNPALSMDTVTINPSATISNLSRPNSSRQQQPSRVSAYPHRLENNSCENNTLPQLSMRDLQCLDTVSQAPVMSQSQPESQPLFHVQHQRDELVAENRAQNHIVNQNHNLQTVWANFNTLSPVQNTFNGSVPGGGGGSQGLGSFPFLEGMEGDDFLKGLVGGGSQSGFQLKQEPQMTVGQETHVSVMQSPRESQGNTYTNLLPRPMSNGTNMDPLRHDSSGRTQPLKSLQNPYLNNGMASEEHFADLTEWVKATRQSD, encoded by the exons ATGAATG TTCTTATGCCCGCCATGCTTGTGGACGATCCGCACCTAA TGGCTGATCCTGCGATCCAGATCTTTGAACAGCCTAAGCAGAGGGGAATGCGCTTCAGGTACAAGTGTGAGGGTCGCTCAGCTGGCAGCATCCCTGGTGAGAAAAGCTCTGACAACAACAGGACCTACCCCAGTGTGCAG aTCCTGAATTACTCTGGTAAGGGGAAGGTACGTGTTTACTTGGTGACGAAAAATGAACCGTACCGACCGCATCCACATGACCTGGTGGGCAAGGACTGCAAAGACGGATTCTACGAGGCCGAGTTTGGTCCAGACCGCAGAGTGATTGC TTTCCAGAATCTGGGCATCCAGTGTGTGAGGAGAAGGGAAGTGAAAGATGCGATCTTACAGAGGATTACCAGAGGGATCAACCCTTTCAGTG TGCCACATGAGCAACTGCTGCAGACAGAGGAGTACGACCTGAACGTGGTTCGCCTGTGCATCCAGGTTTTCCTGCTGGACGAGAACGGCCACTACACCCGTGCACTCAACCCCATTGTGACCAACCCCATCTATGACAACA GGGCCCCAAACACAGCAGAGCTGAGGATCTGTCGTGTCAACAGGAACAGTGGCAGCGTTAAGGGTGGGGATGAGATCTTCTTACTGTGCGACAAAGTACAGAAAG ATGACATTGAGGTAAGATTCTTCTCCTCTGATGGCTGGGAGGCCAAAGGCTCCTTCTCCCAGGCCGATGTTCATCGCCAAGTAGCCATCGTCTTCAAGACACCACCCTACTATAATACCTCCATAACAGAGTCAGTCACTGTGCACATGCAGTTGCGACGGCCTTCCGATCAGGAAGTCAGTGAACCGATGGATTTCAGATATCTTCCTGACGACAAAG ATCCTTATGGCTACAATGAGAAAAAGCGCAGAAGAGAGCATTTGATGAAGATATCGGCATTGTCGG GTGGTCCTTTTGTTGGTCTGGCCATGAACAGGCCAAAGGCGGTGCCACAGAGTACCATGAGTTCCATGCGGAAAG ACCTAAATAGCATGTACCTGAGGCAGCAACCTACACCTACAATGCAGCAGCCAGTATACAACCAGCCCTACCAACCAGGCACTCAGAATGTAATGATGACAGCACAGGCTCCAAATTTACAAATCAGTCATCCATGGGTAAATCCCAACCCAGCGCTTTCAATGGACACAGTCACCATAAATCCATCTGCTACCATAAGCAATCTGTCCCGTCctaacagcagcagacagcagcagcccagCCGTGTATCTGCTTACCCCCACAGACTGGAGAACAACAGCTGTGAGAATAACACCCTCCCTCAGCTCTCCATGAGGGACCTGCAGTGCTTGGATACAGTGTCCCAGGCCCCTGTAATGAGCCAGTCACAGCCAGAGTCACAGCCGCTCTTTCATGTGCAGCACCAAAGGGATGAGCTAGTTGCTGAGAACCGGGCCCAGAACCACATAGTCAACCAGAATCACAACCTCCAGACTGTGTGGGCCAATTTCAATACCCTCAGTCCAGTCCAAAATACCTTTAATGGATCAGTACCTGGAGGTGGAGGGGGGTCACAAGGGCTGGGTTCTTTCCCCTTCCTGGAGGGGATGGAAGGAGATGATTTTCTGAAAGGCCTGGTGGGAGGAGGGTCCCAGTCTGGCTTCCAGCTGAAGCAGGAACCCCAGATGACAGTGGGACAAGAGACCCATGTTTCTGTCATGCAATCTCCAAGGGAAAGCCAAGGAAATACTTACACAAACTTGCTCCCTCGTCCTATGAGCAATGGCACCAACATGGATCCACTGAGGCATGACAGCAGCGGCAGGACCCAGCCTCTTAAAAGTCTTCAGAATCCTTACTTAAACAATGGTATGGCCTCAGAAGAACACTTTGCAGATTTGACTGAATGGGTCAAAGCCACTCGGCAAAGTGACTGA